A region of the Cannabis sativa cultivar Pink pepper isolate KNU-18-1 chromosome 3, ASM2916894v1, whole genome shotgun sequence genome:
TTCCCAACCGGTAAGTCTTCAATTTTCTCATACGACAATTTCAACTATGTCGTTTCTTCATCATTAAGTAATAAGCAACAGTTCTCACCTCAGCCTATTGAAACAATCTCTAATCAACCAGAAACGACAAGTCGTTTCAACACAACTACTAGTTCTACTACTAGTAATGTTAATGTTTCAGAAGAAACAATTGTTCCTATGCCTCAAAATCATCCCCAAAGAATGAAATTATCAGAACAAAAAGAACAAGGACGAGAAGAAGTAGAAGTTGAAGAAGAAAAACGACAAATACCACCACCAAGAAAGCTAGTGATAATAGTGACACCAACAAGCACAAACGACAACAAGTTTCAAGGGGTGCTTTTGAGAAGGATGGCTAACACTCTGCGCTTGGCTAAACCACCGTTGCTTTGGATTGTCGTTGAGGGACAAAGTGAGTCAAACGACATGTCGCAGATACTAAGGAAGACAGGTATTATGTATAGACATTTGGTGTTCAAAGAGAATTTCACTGATATTGAAGCTGAGCTCGATCATCAAAGGAATGTTGCTCTCAAACACATTGAACATCATAAGCTTAGTGGGATTGTTCACTTTGCTTCCCTTTCCAATGTTTATGATCTCGACTTCTTCAATGAGCTTCGAAAAATTGAGTAAGCAAATCTTTAATCTGCCTTTGTTCTTCTTAATTACCAagtttaataattgaaaaaaaaaaataaataaaacaaatacaCAAAATCATTTTTGTATGTTGCTTGAAATAGTGTTTTAACTTTAATATTTGTTGTGCCTACTTTCTTTGATTCCAAAAGGCTGTTTAATTTGTATAAGTAGACAAGAAGAATTACTTCATTGATTCAAGCCTCTTAACCactttagattcttttaatttaattatataaataaaaacacaGATCATGATAGGTGTggttttattatatattgttgTGATGTGATATTATCATTGCTAAAAATTTACTTATAGACTCATGATGgtatgttatgttatgtttCATATATGTCATAATTGTATCATGATGATCATTATATATGGTACTAATTTAGTTGTCTTTAATGTGTTCCACGTAGGCTTTAGATGAATCGACcctatatataaacaaataaataaattctatgaatattattatttgtataattattataaagagGTGTTTTGggatattaatattaaaatgtatGCAGGGGTTTTGGGACATGGCCAATAGCAGTAGTGGGAGCAAACAGGCAGAGAGTGATCATAGAAGGACCTGTATGTGATTCTTCACAAGTCATAGGTTGGCATCTAAGAAAAATGAACAATGAAACTGATGATATTGACTCCAAACCTCCAATTCCCACTTCAAGTTTTGGCTTCAATAGCTCTATCCTTTGGGACCCCGAAAGATGGGGTCGGACTTCCCCTATTCAAACCACCTCTCaggtataattttaatttatcgaTTTTGATATAAGActtctatattttttaatttaaattattaagttaataaatgtaatttataggATGCATGtcacattaaatattattattatttatttattttaattgggGAAGGAGGTTTCTAGCTATTGGACCATCACATTAAATATTGTTAGCACCAAATGTTGTCtctaaacaataaaattaatatatttatatatttattatttttcaaaaaaaatattagtatttacataattatgaaaattttatatgGATTTAAGGtctattaaatttaatatattgaaACAGCAATTTTTGTTAAGGCAACATGTGAAATATTTTCATCAAgtattatttatgtatattttcaaaaaacaaaagtattatttatgtattaaaattgatttttgattatATTTAGCTGAATGAAATCTCAGGAAATGTATCCAGTTtggaaaaataattcaaaacatGTTATGACCCCTAAATCAATTggagtatttatatatatatttatatatatataaatatatattatctcTTAATCTAACATGATATGGATGATTCCtaccataaaatttatataacttCGTTAAggtataaattttgaatttgtacTTTAGCAGAAATTGCATgcattttttaatacaatatttGTATATTTTCCACTTTATGGTTAGCAAGTAAGGTTCAGTAGAGGTTTGGCCAACCTCTAAAGATTATGTAGTAAGATCTGAGCAAacatcaattattattatttgtattttttgaaaatgttattgttattgttattaggtgagactataatgaaaaattaaaacttaattaactaattaagtTTATGGGTTAATTAGCtgtacttaattattattaaattaatatatttttgagcAGGATTCAATCAAATTTGTGAAGCAAGTGGTTCTTGAAGATGAAACTGAAATAAAAGGTATCCCACCAGATGGGTGCTCTAAGATCATGCTTTGGCGtcttaattttccaattcaatcaaCACCAAACAATGCTATTCCACCTCTAACTACTGCAATTGATAATAgtcaaagataaaaaaaaaattaaaaaaatattgagataATCAAGAGTAGTTGTTACAATGTCaaatttgcagaaaaatataCATACCCTTTTGAGGAGGATATGGTTTTCTTTctcttatactttttttttttctctcttttgtaattttattgatTCACATTGTTCTTTATATAATTCAAGTTTTGTAATGGCTTGTAACGCAATGATTGTTCAAAGTTGTAGCATAAAATAATGAGGAATTCATCTTTATCACCATTTTTGTAGCCATTAATATTATacttgtgtgtttttataattttatgttacatgtttaGTAAATAACGGCATAAAACTGGTTATAATgcatctttaatatttattatttattttttttttgaaagaagacataattcattaaaataattttattgttacagaaaaatataaaaatgatgAACAAATAAGCATCTATCTGCCCAAACACAATCCTCTAAACTAGTAACAGATGTTGCTAGTGTGTGGGCAACACCATTCGCCGATCGCGGAATAGCGCTACAAGAACCACCATTAACAACAGCTAATAAAGAATAGATATCTAATAAAATAGACTGATAAGTAAAACTAATATGAAGCTTATTAATCCACCCAATTGCTACAGTAGAATCACTATTAATAACGGAGGCAATGAAACCTATTGACCGAGgtttttcggcaaccaataaaataataagaaattaaagagctgtaagaaattaggagaatgatttttacgtggttggggcgttaatgagccttagtccacgagtctgtatatttatgagtgtatttaatacagagaatgttcttggtgagtatttactcttcttgcacttatgcaacccaaaattctcgacccccattaatgagctttgagggggtatttatagtgtttttgtggggtgattccCAAAATTATAGTACgtgtatttctgtaactatcaataaagttgggtattcccaatgaatataccatgggtaatgcatggtcaaatccctaggtgttgtagggattttatgtggattgtccttattgccttttgattgatgtgattcttcacagtgtagccgtcattAGACTTAAGTGATCATAGCCTTGTAGGGGCAgatcgggggttgtgtcgttagactttattgcgtgtggcagttccaacacgcctcctcccacgcggcattaaatgcgagttgactgttcagaGGAAGCCTGACATCTCCCGGAGATGCTTCGATGCCACCTTGGCCTCTGGGAGTATAGAGGACttcgtatgccttctccgggaggcagatCCCGGATAATGCCTTTCTTTATAAAGACTTAGCTATTAATTTGAGTGTTAAGACCTTTGTATCCACGTatccttgtctggttggtccacgtatattaggcaaaattaggggcagcatttacccccaagccttgtttaattGAAAAATGAATAAGGCTTGTTCAGATGCCTCCAGTTGGCTCCTCAGTTTCCTAGCACGTGCTtcgggcgcgtgaaggtgtatTTAATAATCACCATtactgcagcgattcactttttgcaggcgtcgattcgtttcatgtCCAttaattgatacggcgcattaatgggtgtcagacggacactcaagcgtttccaccgccttgatGACAAACCAATCTAGCTGTTGGATCTtaggaattcgaatcgtgtgtCTTCCCGACTgcacgattggtaggtgatcaCGCCTGTTCCACATGCACTtaggcctataaaagccaccattcttccttcatttggttactttcagcCTTTCACCAAATTTCTTTGAATTTTTCAGAGAGAAAGAAACCCTCAAACCAGAAAACCTTCAAACACCATAGGTTTCTTACTAACCTTCCTTCGCTATTGTCAGTCAACGTTTCACCGTCGATCAACAACAACACCCAGTTCTAAAACTTTATGTAAGTTTTTCGCATCCCTTACTTTATTGTTTGTGTTCACGACATGCTTTTCTGTTCATCTACTTTTTCTGGGTTTAATgtttgaagtttctgggaattTTTTTGCCTTGAGTTTCTGTGTAACACGTTAGATTCCTCTTTTCTGGTGTTTGAGTCACTCTTATTTTGCGCATTATGTTTTTCCAAAGGCCCATCTGTTCTTTACGTGATGACCTTCAAGGGTACAGAGAAGACTTTGTCTTTCTCGATTTTtaccctttctttttcttttcttttctttgctcATGTGTAATGTCACTATCTGTAAGATTCTTGCACTCGACTTTTGTCCAGGAAAACCTTCTAAGGCTTTCTTGTTGACAaccgtccggagggggcctctttccagcggttaggggacccccattcccttttttgacttagggtttggtatggggcctgaCTGCTGGAATTTTAAATCTTTTTCAGAACCAAAATGTCTACATCCGGTTCCAAATCTTCCAAGAAAGGAGGAAAGCGCCTGGCCACCCTGGAAGAGGTGATCAGAggtcccgttgcccaggaggggtttAAGCCTCGTGCCACGgggtgggaagcggccgagctgcACTCTACCCTAACTTGCTCTCATCAGCTGGAGCACATTGTGGTGGTGGTCAGCATCAAGCCTGCGACTTTCGAGACGTACCACCGGCCGCCCCGCGATGCGGAGATGCCCAATCACAATTACGGAGGCTTCGGAGCTTGGAGTCAAACACATTTGATGACCGGGGCTATGCTTCCCCTTtaggattattttattaatttccttgtgtttgtcggccttgcgccataccaacttattccatAAGCTTACCGCCTACTttcaggcttgtttattttttactctgcCCAGGGctggggctctcccagtccggctgaaatattgtatttttatgaactcgtttctgtccccaagaagggggacaaacttaaggacgactTTTGTGGCTTCCGGGCCCACCCTTTTAATGAGGGCCCGGTCCCCTTCAACCAGCAAAAACATGTGAAGGAGTATCGtcaccgcttcttcttctcctccgggttcctggCTGTGGaacacccggagcttctcacaaAGTGGGTTAGGATCCCTCCTTATGAGCGGACTGTGCCTACTCAGCTCTTCCTCCAACGGGCCAAGACCTTCGCCACATATAACAAGAAGGACCTTGACGTCGGGGGGTTGGTCACGACGGAGAATTGCCAGAAGGCCAAGCTGATCCTGGGGCATCAGTCGATGGAGgactccaacctttccaagGTTATCTGCCCGAACGTAAGGGTTCCGGCCGCAGAGAAGACATTCCGGGAGGAGATCATTGCCACGGCGGAAGACAAGTACTGAGAGTACCTCttccggaaggcccaggagaaggcttacactaaggcccaggcggctgctgggaggccccttcgtattgggAGCCCGGTTGAGAGGAGGGCCCAGGCGGCTGCCGGGAGGCCCCTCCGTATTGATAGTCCGGTGGAGAGGAGGTCCCCCAAACCAAGGCCTACTGTTCAGGTGCCGAATACGGGGGCTCCCGATGCCAGCACTTCTGGTTCTGGTAAGTCCCCTTTAACGATACATTCTGTCCCTCCTGCTTATGAATATGCTAGCCTTAGGCCTATAGGGTTCGATGAACGTCTccttaggtttaggatgccttcTACTCGGTGGGGGGATCACGCAAAGGAGTATTACTTCTCCAACTTAGGTGATTATTTAGGCCGGTCTCAGATTGGTTCGGGACCTCCGGTGCCCGTTCCATTGGATCCTACGACCTATCTTTCTTCTATCTGGTTTCGTctctcggacagctatctcggggatGATGCAGCTAGTGTTAAgattcgggactttgctagggctgaattagagagtcagggtaggactagcttgattgctttttAAGTGCTCACTGCTTTCACAGATGTTCTAATACTTGACTCCTTTCTCTTGTTGCAGCAGCTGATCCCATGGAGGCGATCTTGACCACTCTTGCTGGAGCCCACAGTCCTGATGCTTCCCTTCCCCCTACTTCTTCCCAGATGGTTACCCCCGGGAAggcttcttccagtgcccctccgaacactattgacttagtggatgaggaggaggtacttcttgaggaagctgaagaaggtcaagaagagcaatgggctcttctcggggaagttgaagaaagtgaagaagagcaagaggttGCTCTCGTGCGCAAGCGCAAAGGCAAGATGGTAGCAGAGGAGTCTTCTAAACGGCCGCGGAGGGTGGTCACTCTGGCCCCGAGTCATGATTCCGGGATCCCTCCCGAGGCGGAGGAGTTTACAGTGCCTCACggcattgtgctgactccggtccCCGGAGATGAGGCGAGGCAAGAGCTTCAGATTGCCAAATATAATTATGCCCTTGACGAGTACACCCAAGGGCACgctgaggtggaggccttgAGGAGGGTTTTGCGAGAGGAGGTGCAAAACTCTCTTAACGAGGAGAACTTCCGGAATCCGTGGGATCTGAACCTGGACCCCCCGATGGACTAGTTCAACCGTTTCCTCGGGCCAACCTTGGCCCCTTTTGCCTCCGAGATGACCGGTGAGTACGTCTCCCAGCTGACTCGGTGCGCGCCTAAGAGATACGCTGCTTGTGCATCTTTGAATTCCGTCTTCCAAGTTCAGGACCTCAGCCACGCCTTGGCCGCGGTAAGTACTTTGTGATTTACTTCTTTCCTCATTATTTTACTTAAGGCCTTCACTCACTCTTGCTTCCATTTCTAGATTACTGCAGAGGCCGGCCGCCTTTCCAAAACCATaattaatcatggcttcgtcTTGTCCGAATTTGGGGGCATAGACGAGGTCGTGAAGATCCTGCAGGACTTGTCTGCTGAAAGGCGGGCGTTCCAAGAGAAGGCTAAGCGGAAGGAGGCTCTTGCTAAGGCCAAGTTCGAGGAAGAGGCTAAGCAAAGGGAAGCTTAggcggaggcgatgatccgagaggaggtccttcggagggataggctggaggcGAAGCATCAGGAAGCATTGAGGGCGGAGGGCGAGGCTACTGCCAAGGCCAAACGCGAGCTTCGGGAGGCCAAGGAGGCCTTAGACGAGATGGCTAccaaggtgaggtccttagaggaaTTGCACCAGGCGGACTTGGAGTCTAGGGCTAACTTGGtcgtggagctgaaggagctcaaggactttaaagaccaagccttgaagaaggctaagAAAGATGAGCTCCTCTCCCCTGTTTCCTGCAGCCGTTGCATCCAGCGTTTCAATGACGGCGTCTACATGGCCTGGTCGACAAATGGCTAGAGTATCAAGCTTGACTTCTACCCAAAACCTGCggagatgattgccaaattctgggagaagaagaagaagcttgacgcCATGCTTGAGGCGCGcattggtcctcgccttcctcctcgcattgattAGGCCGTTCTTAATCCAGCCCATTTCAACCAagatttttcttatcttttttttttttatttacaactaTTTTGCTTTTGTTTAAGACAATCTTTATTTTAATAGCTGTTTTATTTTCTAAGGGGAGAC
Encoded here:
- the LOC115711454 gene encoding beta-1,4-xylosyltransferase IRX9, which codes for MGSVERSKKRVHVWKRAIVHFCLCFVMGFFTGFFPTGKSSIFSYDNFNYVVSSSLSNKQQFSPQPIETISNQPETTSRFNTTTSSTTSNVNVSEETIVPMPQNHPQRMKLSEQKEQGREEVEVEEEKRQIPPPRKLVIIVTPTSTNDNKFQGVLLRRMANTLRLAKPPLLWIVVEGQSESNDMSQILRKTGIMYRHLVFKENFTDIEAELDHQRNVALKHIEHHKLSGIVHFASLSNVYDLDFFNELRKIEGFGTWPIAVVGANRQRVIIEGPVCDSSQVIGWHLRKMNNETDDIDSKPPIPTSSFGFNSSILWDPERWGRTSPIQTTSQDSIKFVKQVVLEDETEIKGIPPDGCSKIMLWRLNFPIQSTPNNAIPPLTTAIDNSQR